From a region of the uncultured Draconibacterium sp. genome:
- a CDS encoding MarR family transcriptional regulator: protein MKRKLSDLIKNAGYTITLEQWIILNTLWDNEGLIQTEIAKKAFKDKTNLTRILDKMERDDLVVRNRSKENRREYRITITKNGTKIFRELIPLVQNHNEKIMQIFESDERNQLIDSLQKLIEAMEE, encoded by the coding sequence ATGAAAAGAAAATTATCAGATCTTATTAAAAATGCAGGGTACACAATTACCCTGGAACAATGGATCATACTTAACACTTTATGGGATAATGAAGGACTAATTCAAACAGAGATCGCTAAAAAGGCTTTCAAGGATAAAACTAACCTTACCAGAATACTGGATAAAATGGAACGTGATGACTTGGTAGTACGCAACAGAAGTAAGGAAAACAGAAGAGAATACAGAATTACAATTACTAAAAATGGGACTAAAATTTTCAGAGAACTTATTCCTCTTGTACAAAACCATAATGAAAAGATTATGCAGATTTTTGAATCAGATGAAAGGAATCAATTAATAGATAGTCTGCAAAAACTTATTGAAGCTATGGAGGAATAA
- a CDS encoding VOC family protein: MEFNCIRLLVIDFDKCFRFYSETLGLKVSWGEIGGNFASFDIGLPFGISIFKTDLMAEVIGNSEKSLPIDSREKIVIILKVKDVDASFQKLIKKGVKFINKPTDMSGWGLRVAHFRDPEENLIEIWSELNKDKWDQVLEIE, encoded by the coding sequence ATGGAATTCAATTGCATACGACTTCTCGTCATCGATTTTGACAAATGTTTCAGGTTTTACTCAGAAACTTTAGGACTAAAAGTAAGCTGGGGTGAAATTGGCGGCAATTTCGCCAGTTTTGATATTGGCCTCCCTTTTGGGATCTCTATTTTTAAAACTGATTTAATGGCTGAAGTAATCGGCAACTCTGAAAAATCATTACCTATTGATTCCAGAGAAAAAATAGTAATTATATTAAAAGTTAAGGATGTAGATGCTTCTTTTCAAAAGCTAATAAAGAAAGGAGTAAAATTTATTAATAAACCAACAGACATGTCGGGCTGGGGCCTAAGAGTAGCTCATTTTCGCGATCCGGAAGAAAACCTGATTGAAATATGGTCGGAACTGAATAAAGACAAATGGGATCAGGTATTGGAGATTGAGTAA
- a CDS encoding carboxymuconolactone decarboxylase family protein → MKQIVLLFVVVTLISCGMEKSNEKKSNHSKRYDIGFSNLSKIDGNAGEKVINSLNDISPDLGKYIIEYAFGDVYSRQDLDIKSKEIAVVACLTAMGNAKLQLKVHINAALNTGCSIAEVHEVILQMSAYSGFPSAINAMVAFKEVLTERREEGMFDEEGRIESAEIPDNKSRFEVGAEQLRKLKSDQVEVLEETFADISSDLAKYVVEYGFADISSRPALNLRYREIATIAALTSLGTASSQLKFHIMAGMNIGITKDEIAEIMILMSVYSGFPSAINGTMVLKEVLKNKS, encoded by the coding sequence ATGAAACAAATAGTACTATTGTTTGTAGTTGTAACCCTTATATCGTGTGGTATGGAAAAATCAAATGAAAAGAAGAGTAATCACTCAAAAAGATATGATATTGGATTCAGTAATTTAAGTAAAATTGATGGTAATGCAGGGGAGAAAGTCATTAATTCTCTAAATGATATATCGCCGGATTTAGGGAAATATATTATTGAGTATGCATTTGGAGATGTGTATAGCAGGCAAGATTTGGATATTAAATCAAAAGAAATTGCCGTTGTAGCCTGTCTTACTGCCATGGGAAATGCAAAGTTACAATTAAAAGTACATATAAATGCGGCATTAAATACCGGTTGCAGTATTGCAGAGGTTCATGAAGTCATATTACAGATGTCTGCATATTCTGGTTTCCCAAGTGCAATTAATGCGATGGTTGCATTTAAAGAAGTGTTGACAGAAAGAAGGGAAGAAGGAATGTTTGACGAAGAAGGTCGTATTGAATCTGCAGAAATACCTGATAATAAATCAAGGTTTGAGGTAGGTGCAGAACAATTAAGAAAACTGAAAAGTGATCAGGTAGAGGTTCTAGAAGAAACCTTTGCTGATATTTCTAGTGATTTAGCCAAATATGTCGTTGAGTATGGATTTGCTGATATTTCATCCCGGCCAGCTTTGAATCTGCGCTATAGAGAGATTGCAACAATTGCTGCACTTACCTCCCTTGGAACTGCCAGCTCTCAACTAAAGTTTCATATAATGGCCGGAATGAACATTGGAATAACCAAGGACGAAATAGCTGAGATCATGATTTTGATGAGCGTTTATTCGGGATTTCCTTCTGCAATTAACGGAACAATGGTACTGAAAGAGGTACTTAAAAATAAAAGCTGA
- a CDS encoding alpha/beta hydrolase-fold protein produces the protein MKYYILVLLSFFCGLINVFALEGTWEIIDIPSPSLENNILGDTTQKQIGIYLPPSYENSTKQYPVVYFLEGYSGRVDPTGYIANILDSLISESQVPEMICVTISGAYNFRGSFYVNSPVTGNWEDFVIKDVIGFVDQNYKTSSHKDSRALTGMSMGGYGVLNLGMLHPEFFSSIYSMSPGLYDEDGIMDSQMFKDGGTMSKVFELLDILEPLSKDEAHEAYMDFVKDLKEWEWEVEFTFAYGMAFASNTDKAPYFDYPAELVGNDTIFNTDILQKWQNGFGGIELEIAKYKKNLESLKLLAVDCGYNDHYRWIVEGTNYYSTLLSKNRISHDMIWNQGTHGSLFAHQLRHKVFPMLAASLKF, from the coding sequence ATGAAATATTATATTTTAGTTTTACTGAGCTTTTTTTGTGGACTTATCAATGTATTTGCACTTGAAGGAACGTGGGAAATCATTGATATTCCTTCTCCATCACTTGAAAACAATATTTTAGGAGATACAACACAAAAACAAATTGGTATTTATCTACCACCATCTTATGAGAATTCGACTAAACAATATCCTGTTGTTTATTTTCTTGAAGGTTATAGCGGGAGAGTAGATCCTACCGGTTATATTGCTAATATTCTTGACTCTTTGATTTCCGAAAGTCAGGTTCCCGAAATGATATGTGTTACCATTAGTGGTGCTTATAATTTTAGAGGAAGCTTTTATGTAAATTCTCCGGTAACCGGAAACTGGGAGGATTTTGTTATTAAAGATGTGATTGGATTTGTTGATCAAAACTATAAAACTAGCTCCCATAAAGACTCAAGAGCTTTAACCGGTATGTCCATGGGGGGCTATGGAGTACTTAATCTGGGCATGCTTCATCCTGAGTTTTTTTCTTCAATATATAGCATGAGTCCGGGTTTATACGACGAAGATGGAATAATGGATAGCCAGATGTTTAAGGATGGAGGAACGATGTCTAAAGTTTTTGAATTGTTGGATATTCTTGAACCCTTGTCTAAAGACGAAGCACACGAAGCTTATATGGATTTTGTCAAAGATCTTAAGGAATGGGAGTGGGAAGTGGAATTTACCTTTGCTTATGGAATGGCATTTGCTTCGAATACGGACAAAGCTCCTTATTTTGACTACCCCGCAGAGCTTGTTGGGAATGACACAATTTTTAATACCGACATTCTTCAGAAATGGCAAAATGGTTTTGGTGGTATTGAGCTGGAAATTGCGAAATACAAAAAGAACTTGGAAAGTTTAAAGCTGCTGGCTGTAGATTGTGGATATAATGACCATTACAGATGGATTGTGGAGGGCACAAATTATTATTCAACTCTTCTATCAAAGAATAGGATAAGCCATGATATGATTTGGAATCAGGGAACTCATGGAAGTCTGTTTGCCCATCAATTGCGCCACAAGGTATTTCCAATGTTGGCGGCGTCATTAAAGTTCTAA
- a CDS encoding glycoside hydrolase family 13 protein yields the protein MKSIISILFFVLFGYSGFSQINVEPNCWWVGMKNPGLQIMLHGDDIGGLKPQISYKGVKIKNVIQVENPNYLFIDLNIDAKTLPGNFEIALLKDGEIQENVAYELKARKRESSERQSYSPADVIYLITPDRFANGDEDNDIVDGMNEMSVDRSNPNGRHGGDIQGVIDNLDYIKELGFTAVWLMPVLENDQKELSYHGYSITDFYNVDPRFGSNEQYVELSRLCKEKGLKLIIDVVLNHCGSEHWWMSDLPTKDWLNFQENKSFTNHRKTTLHDPHAAEKDSLQLVDGWFVETMPDMNQKNGLMANYLIQNCIWWVEYADLDGIRVDTYSYSDRYFLRSWSSRLMTEYPNLNIVGEEWNEDPAIVSYWQRGKVNYDGYTSSLPSLIDFPLQKAFNDGLIEEDNYNTGFIKPYEMLAKDFLYPEPDDLLIFPDNHDVERLYTQVGKDLDLFKIALTFYLTTRGIPQIFYGTEMLIEGTSHGEARSDFPGGWNGDEVNGFTDLGLNEDQKDVKEFLQTLLKWRKANDVVANGKLGHFIPQDGVYVYFRYLESKRVMVILNKNNHPRSLELSRYSAFIKDAKAGVNILNGDKVSLQEKLDVSAKTSMVIEFEI from the coding sequence ATGAAATCAATAATCTCAATTTTGTTTTTTGTATTGTTTGGATACAGTGGATTTTCTCAGATAAATGTGGAACCTAATTGTTGGTGGGTAGGAATGAAAAATCCTGGCCTGCAGATAATGCTACACGGAGATGATATTGGAGGACTTAAACCTCAAATTTCCTATAAGGGAGTTAAAATTAAGAATGTCATTCAGGTTGAAAATCCAAACTACCTTTTTATTGATTTAAATATTGATGCAAAAACTCTGCCGGGGAATTTTGAAATAGCATTATTGAAAGATGGTGAAATTCAGGAAAATGTAGCTTATGAATTAAAAGCCAGGAAGAGGGAGTCTTCAGAACGGCAAAGTTACAGCCCGGCAGATGTTATTTATTTGATTACGCCAGATCGCTTTGCGAATGGAGATGAAGACAACGACATTGTAGACGGAATGAATGAAATGAGCGTAGATCGAAGTAATCCAAATGGTAGGCATGGTGGTGATATTCAAGGAGTAATTGATAACCTTGATTACATTAAAGAGCTTGGATTTACTGCAGTTTGGCTAATGCCTGTTCTTGAAAATGATCAGAAGGAATTATCATATCATGGATATTCAATTACTGATTTTTATAATGTTGATCCGAGGTTTGGTTCAAATGAACAATATGTAGAATTAAGTCGGCTTTGCAAGGAAAAGGGATTGAAACTGATTATAGATGTTGTACTAAATCATTGTGGTTCGGAACATTGGTGGATGAGCGATCTTCCAACAAAAGATTGGTTAAACTTTCAGGAAAACAAAAGCTTTACAAATCACCGCAAAACAACACTTCATGATCCACATGCGGCAGAAAAAGATTCGCTTCAGCTTGTTGATGGATGGTTTGTGGAAACCATGCCTGATATGAATCAGAAGAATGGGCTTATGGCAAACTATCTTATTCAAAATTGCATTTGGTGGGTAGAATATGCAGATCTTGACGGGATTCGGGTTGATACTTATTCCTATTCCGATAGGTATTTTCTTAGAAGCTGGAGTTCCAGGTTGATGACCGAATATCCTAATTTAAATATTGTTGGTGAAGAATGGAATGAAGATCCGGCTATTGTTTCCTACTGGCAAAGAGGTAAAGTTAACTACGATGGATATACTTCATCTTTACCGTCCTTAATCGATTTTCCTTTGCAGAAGGCTTTTAATGATGGATTAATTGAAGAAGATAATTACAACACCGGCTTTATTAAACCTTACGAAATGCTTGCAAAGGATTTTCTATATCCGGAGCCTGATGATTTGCTCATATTTCCTGACAATCATGATGTTGAACGTTTGTATACACAGGTGGGCAAAGACCTCGATTTGTTTAAAATTGCCCTTACTTTTTATCTCACAACAAGAGGAATTCCGCAGATTTTTTATGGTACAGAAATGTTAATAGAAGGGACTTCGCACGGAGAAGCCCGAAGTGATTTTCCTGGAGGCTGGAATGGTGATGAAGTAAACGGTTTTACTGATTTAGGATTAAATGAAGATCAAAAAGATGTAAAAGAATTTTTACAGACCTTGTTGAAATGGCGAAAAGCAAATGATGTTGTAGCTAATGGAAAGCTTGGACATTTTATACCTCAGGATGGTGTTTACGTTTATTTTCGATATTTAGAAAGCAAAAGAGTTATGGTAATTCTTAACAAAAATAACCATCCCCGTTCTCTTGAGTTGAGTCGATACAGTGCATTTATAAAGGATGCAAAAGCTGGTGTTAACATTTTAAATGGAGACAAAGTCAGTCTACAGGAAAAACTTGATGTTTCTGCTAAAACTTCAATGGTGATCGAATTTGAAATTTAA
- a CDS encoding alpha/beta hydrolase-fold protein: protein MIRILFFATIIFLAMSCKTSNKDRGDEAVDVTFQYAPLPHEHIDSIKLLGSMNGFNAKDEAFSMNKLEDGSFCLNLQLAPGDYLFAFMINGKWVHKMSSIKERMLPTNVSFDEGFGSAKFTVKPGCELLKNLKVDSIKHNQYSVKKLEGLEIELTNEKAFIEWETNGTKDEKVEILTRLVKETSYIPDFSLIKTEEAILGRTCIDVESLADMEILVRLSDCDGTKSEGQIRRVRIPHPNVTFTKVDNRGVYVYLPEGYDPQRAEPYPVAYMLDGQNLFSKATGGNGEWEVDEVLDSLITNKIIEPVVVVGISNGIYRAQEYIPYNTNWYGSEHVGKDVHHATWITEQLIPVIEKDYNVSDNRDGRAIFGNSLGGLLSLYMILYQSDVFSKGVSISPATVKGIIPLVSESQKQDVKLWIDTGEDEWGGYISYVDQERAIVDTLCAKGYEYGKELVYYEVPGVPDHRESYLAQRIALPFVYMYGDCNPELDDFQVILEQIEHPVEITTPILNPVVSFNNGLKYSLYSLPEYSVNDYKVSISNTGIFSSNELINIKAVVQYSGIKKELEINESFKPNKSF, encoded by the coding sequence ATGATTAGAATACTATTTTTTGCCACAATAATATTTCTGGCAATGTCCTGTAAAACCTCAAATAAAGATAGGGGAGATGAAGCGGTTGATGTTACATTTCAATATGCCCCATTACCTCATGAACATATTGACTCAATAAAATTACTGGGAAGTATGAATGGTTTTAACGCAAAAGATGAAGCCTTCAGCATGAATAAATTAGAAGATGGCTCATTCTGTTTAAATCTTCAATTAGCTCCCGGTGATTATCTTTTTGCATTTATGATTAACGGAAAGTGGGTGCATAAAATGTCATCAATTAAGGAACGGATGTTACCTACGAACGTTTCTTTTGATGAAGGATTTGGAAGTGCAAAATTCACGGTTAAGCCGGGGTGTGAGCTACTAAAAAACTTGAAAGTCGACTCAATTAAGCACAACCAATATTCAGTTAAAAAACTTGAAGGACTTGAAATAGAGCTAACAAATGAGAAGGCATTTATTGAATGGGAAACCAATGGAACAAAAGATGAAAAAGTTGAAATTCTTACAAGACTAGTCAAAGAAACCTCATATATCCCTGATTTTTCTTTAATAAAAACAGAAGAAGCCATTTTAGGGCGTACATGTATAGATGTGGAGAGTCTTGCCGATATGGAGATTTTAGTACGTTTATCAGACTGCGATGGAACAAAAAGTGAAGGTCAAATAAGAAGAGTTCGTATTCCACATCCGAATGTAACTTTTACAAAAGTGGACAACCGGGGTGTATATGTGTATTTACCTGAAGGTTATGATCCACAAAGGGCAGAGCCTTACCCGGTTGCCTATATGCTAGATGGTCAGAATCTGTTTTCAAAAGCGACAGGTGGTAATGGAGAATGGGAGGTTGATGAAGTGCTGGATAGCCTGATCACGAATAAAATAATCGAACCAGTTGTGGTTGTTGGGATTAGTAATGGTATTTACAGGGCGCAGGAATATATTCCTTATAACACTAATTGGTATGGTTCAGAACATGTAGGTAAAGATGTTCATCATGCGACATGGATTACAGAACAACTTATTCCGGTTATAGAAAAGGATTATAATGTGTCAGATAATAGGGATGGCCGGGCAATTTTTGGGAACTCATTGGGAGGATTACTCTCTTTATATATGATATTGTATCAATCAGATGTATTCTCAAAAGGCGTATCAATTTCTCCTGCCACAGTAAAGGGAATTATTCCTCTGGTTAGTGAATCTCAAAAGCAGGATGTAAAATTATGGATTGACACAGGAGAAGATGAATGGGGAGGATACATAAGCTATGTAGATCAGGAGCGCGCAATTGTTGATACGCTCTGCGCAAAAGGTTATGAATATGGGAAGGAGCTTGTATATTACGAAGTTCCTGGAGTTCCCGATCATAGGGAAAGTTACCTTGCTCAACGAATTGCTTTGCCATTTGTCTATATGTATGGTGATTGTAATCCGGAGCTTGATGATTTTCAGGTTATTCTGGAACAGATTGAACACCCTGTAGAAATAACAACTCCCATCCTAAATCCGGTTGTTAGTTTTAATAACGGATTAAAATATTCGCTTTATAGCTTACCAGAATATTCAGTAAACGATTATAAAGTATCCATTAGTAATACAGGTATATTTTCTTCAAATGAGTTAATAAATATAAAAGCAGTTGTTCAGTATTCTGGTATTAAAAAAGAATTAGAAATCAACGAATCATTTAAACCTAATAAATCGTTTTAA
- a CDS encoding alpha/beta hydrolase-fold protein has translation MKQIILLGILVSFFCMGNAQEVANKQNEIIQIPAFPSKYVPARNIEIMLPPGYDPKETYDVLYMNDGQNVFPPGSSYTGVDWGVDSTVLSLLTQDKIRPLIVVAVWNTIHRGPEYIPSKPRSLQRKNKKNDLDKVNKSSDQYLKFLVKELKPFIDKYFRTKPEPEHNFIMGSSLGGLISLYAVCEYPKVWGGAGCISTHWPAKNGAFLHYVRNNLPSPKNHKLYFDFGTEYTDAGYEPFQKKVDEMLIKKGYEKNENWTSLKFQGAEHNEKSWRERVNVPIEFLFGKESN, from the coding sequence ATGAAACAGATTATCTTATTAGGAATTTTAGTGTCTTTTTTTTGCATGGGAAATGCACAGGAAGTAGCTAATAAACAAAACGAAATAATACAAATCCCGGCTTTCCCATCCAAATATGTCCCGGCCAGAAATATTGAAATAATGTTACCTCCAGGCTATGATCCTAAAGAAACTTACGATGTATTATACATGAACGATGGACAAAATGTTTTTCCTCCGGGATCATCGTATACCGGGGTTGATTGGGGTGTTGACAGTACGGTATTGAGTTTACTCACACAAGATAAAATCAGGCCATTGATTGTGGTCGCCGTTTGGAATACAATTCACAGAGGACCTGAGTATATTCCATCTAAGCCGCGCTCGTTGCAGAGAAAGAATAAAAAAAATGATTTGGATAAAGTAAATAAATCATCAGACCAATACTTAAAGTTTCTGGTTAAAGAGCTAAAACCTTTTATTGATAAATACTTTAGAACAAAGCCCGAACCTGAACATAACTTTATTATGGGATCGAGCCTGGGAGGCTTAATATCTCTTTATGCAGTTTGCGAATATCCAAAGGTATGGGGCGGAGCAGGATGTATTTCTACCCATTGGCCAGCAAAGAATGGGGCTTTTCTTCACTATGTCAGAAATAACCTTCCCTCTCCTAAGAATCATAAGTTGTATTTCGATTTTGGAACTGAATACACTGACGCCGGTTATGAACCATTTCAGAAGAAAGTGGATGAAATGCTTATAAAAAAGGGATATGAAAAGAATGAAAACTGGACAAGTTTAAAATTTCAAGGTGCCGAGCATAATGAAAAATCATGGCGGGAAAGAGTGAATGTTCCAATAGAGTTTTTATTTGGAAAAGAGTCTAACTAA